The Candidatus Tanganyikabacteria bacterium genome contains the following window.
GTACCGAGTTCCACGCCGGGCTCCAGGCACACGCGCAACCGGACCCGGGTGGCGCCGATGCGCTGGACGCTCGCGAGTTCTTTCTGGAACGCCTCGTTGATGTGCGTCGGCGACGCCACATGGTGCAGCATGCCGTTCCCGGCGTTTGCTACGTCGCGCAGGACATCCACGCTGAACTTCTCCCCGATGCCGAAGGTCGAGAACGTGACGTGCTCCTTGACGGCCTGCCTGGCGAGCGCCACGCATTGCGCGTCCTGGCCGTGCTGGTTGTGTCCGTCCGTCAAGACGAAGACGCGGTTGATGCTCGCGAGGCCCGGTCCCTGCTCGGCCAGGAACCTGGGCGCCAGGACCTTGCGGAGCTCCCGCAGCCCAAGCTCCATGCCACCGTCGATGCAGGTCCCGCCGCCGGCCTCCAGGCGCTGCACCGCCGCCTCGATCCCTGCCGGGTCGGCCACCAGGCGGCTGCTCACCAGCAGTTCGGGCTGCTCGTTGAACGCCACGACCGCCACCCGGTCACGCGGCGACAGGGAGCGCACGATGTGCGACGCGGCCTGCTTGAGGCAGTCGAGCGCCACGCCCTGCATCGAACCGCTCTTGTCGAGCACGAGGCCCAGGTTCAGCGGCAGCGCCGTCGAAGCGTCGGCCACGGCCACGGCCTCGATGCACAGGATCCGTTGCGACTCGGTAGCGGCCGCGGCGTCGACGCGGGGATCCGAGAGGCGGGCGCGAAGTTCCAGGGGCAAACCGGGCAACCTCCGGGCGTTAGGCAACCCCGGGCTCGGCCCGGGAGTGACTTACTACTTCTACCCTTGACGGGCGGCGCTTCGCGCCGCGCGGGCGGCAAATCGCCACGATCGTGTATTCACGCTATATAAAGCCGTTTCGTCACGTTATGGAAAGGTCCGTGCAACATTCGCGCAACATTCGCGTCGCATGCTGGAGACATAGGGTTGCCGCCCTCGAGGGGCCTCGGGGGCAGGGGTTGGAGGGGGAGATTCAGGATGGCGATGAGCTATCCAGCCAGGAAACCGTGCCGTTTCCGGGTGGACGTCGAGGGCATGCGCAGGACCGACAACTTCGCGCAATACGTGGTGGAGGCGAGGGATCCCGAGGAGGCGATGGCCAAGGTCAGCGCCGCGACGGGCGCCAAGCGGCTGAAGGTGCACCCGATCACGACCGCCACGCTGTTCCTCGGCTGGCTGAACTACGTGGACGAGAAGGTCCGCCTATTCCTCAACTGCTGATCTACTGACCAGCCAGTGGTGCCGCCCCACCTGCCGGGGCGGCACCCCGATATCCTTGCCGCGCCTGCCGTCAGGCCGGGAGCATGCCAGTCAGCAGCTTCCGAGCGCGGCGGCGCTGCAGCGAGGCGTTGTCGACCAGCTGATGCCGTTCCGCGCCGGGCGGAGCGGCCTTGACCTGGTCGGTGGCGAGGGCGGCGACGGCGGCTGCGTCGGCGACGGCATGCATGCGGGCCTGCTGGGCGCGGTCGGCGGCGGCCTGCTCGTCGCGGCGCGCTTCGTCGCGGCGGGCAAGGGCCTTGCGCTCCTCGAGGCGCTTCTGGTAGCTGGCCTCTTCCTGCTGGCGCTTCTCTTCCTCGGCCTTGCTGCGCGTGAAGACCGAGAACGCCTTCGCGACGGCCGCCACGACCCAGGCCTTGAACGCGCCCGCCCGCTCCGCGATCCAGGCTCCGACGGCCTTGGCCTTGTCCCAGGCCCAGGCGAGCGAGGACTTCATGCCGGCCCAGAGCGAGTCGAGCTGCTCGCTTCCGGCTCGCAGGAGCTTGTGGGTGCCGTTCCAGAGCATCTCGCCGAACTCGCGCAGCGACGGGTTCGTGGACGTCAGCCACGACGAGCCGCCGCCTGAAAGCGAGAACAGCCCGGTCCAGGCATCCCGGAGCCACGCCGCGATGTTTGCCGGCAAGTCCGCTAAAATCTTGATCAGCCCCGTGCGGGGGCTCGCGGAGGCCGCCTGGCCCTCGCGCACGAACGTATCTTCATAACGCCCGGCAAGCGCGGCCATCAGGGGTGCGGTCATGCGGGCGACCAGATTCGCGGGCCGCGAGGCAGGCTTGGCCTCTCGTCCGGGACCGATCGCTACGGCAGCTTCCACTGACTCCTCCGCTGAGCGTTATCGCCCGGTCTCCCTCGCGAATTGCGAGTCTTTACCCAACGTTAAACGGGAGAACCATTCGCCATGCCAAGTTCCCTGCTGCCGCTCCTGGCCCAGTGGATCATGCTGTCGAACCACACGCACACGCTGGCCAGCCCCGACTCGGGCCTGCAGGTGGCGCAACTCGCCGGCCTGGCTGAAGCCAGGGGCGTGCACGCCGTGGTGATCACCGACCACAACTCGGTGGCAGCCGTCCTGGACCCCGCGTTCAAGGCATCCGGGCCGGTGACGCTGATCGAGGGCCAGGAGTGGGGAGATATCCTTGGGCCGCGTTTCATCGGGCACATCGGCATGATGGGCCTGCGCGGCG
Protein-coding sequences here:
- a CDS encoding VWA domain-containing protein, whose product is MPLELRARLSDPRVDAAAATESQRILCIEAVAVADASTALPLNLGLVLDKSGSMQGVALDCLKQAASHIVRSLSPRDRVAVVAFNEQPELLVSSRLVADPAGIEAAVQRLEAGGGTCIDGGMELGLRELRKVLAPRFLAEQGPGLASINRVFVLTDGHNQHGQDAQCVALARQAVKEHVTFSTFGIGEKFSVDVLRDVANAGNGMLHHVASPTHINEAFQKELASVQRIGATRVRLRVCLEPGVELGTRDPVCMVSPAIVVQDIEGGAGEFYVNLGDMPSDGPAVLLCTLYLPGWEAGTRAVATVDAVYEDASGASSVEPVAVAAEWVSPYVAAPDPDIQRHIARMAIYKQRQKAIALAVTNPDMARTMLQSATELAGQAGNEELRTVLEATLTELKRDGRISDKTMIQGEVVTRTVLQ